In one window of Anser cygnoides isolate HZ-2024a breed goose chromosome 3, Taihu_goose_T2T_genome, whole genome shotgun sequence DNA:
- the CASP8AP2 gene encoding CASP8-associated protein 2 isoform X2 — translation MKKFKEIQAQNIILQNENQALKKNISALIKTARVEINRKDEEISNLHQRLSEFPNHRSSFTRAYLPGSTNGRCSEMCKTKESKFRPSDLGDSVKVEHRVKNDCSKDIHHSYSSHNGDNGKSSSEKRNTPYVLRYPPEELCNDGARLCLPNHDHSCNKDNRKEKKEMKSDEQYSRGNVTKYKREVHQSTGNSGNCNSVDSEEGNSDPHQKLKTLSEKVSKNELQQKSQSIKLKSSPALERRVERGVSSWEKQATGKDRCLSRELYADERSPNVIKKDIKTHDKDEKTSGQKIKPNEKLQEQPRRSGRGSSPHSKNEHSKTLHESRKCRVEESRKGRDIDCKRDRGANDHSFREGRSSPSNSSSREHKHARFKENSSRYEWETAHSKSEKHRTEEKRKRERDNQDENRHSRNERKVTKEISHQYAKEFKKGTDIAKSERNKSSKSEETSRVADGLKDHKFSKTKDHTVTKSKDLKLSFMEKLNLTLSPAKKQCLSPPDGLKTPSQKAADEGTAELTLQAEMVETVHPVNCAPAEQANLTLQVQNSTAEIGVEPALPASVSSENEALKGAAADPAQPEALPAVTTSEASSETLPEPVASQVESPALPAAAEVLVPDEMLAETLSAAAEPCGPVESEASAVAVMDLDHPEASSLEVAGSVAQCENLPVTAGVRQDDNVPAAEVARSEPHSESMGTLPESATEKEEEDKTWLAAATENSADHHGSQNLGLGDLEAKSSGDLESCEAAGDINETKPDSLMEVAKDGDQLAAENLEPPVEEKTVCGTSMSTSQSPDRTAVTDPDAPLLDQNPCGLEPDFTEISTTTTSLMGEVYPRTKERETNPVPVDDDSSILSIDLNHLRYIPKAISPLNSPMRPLAKALRMESPCKGLGKSYNKDLIPEGAVVVCPSKNLSKEVNKENQKPVSMSDEHLEMESQLSISSDEIEEGEIISSDEDEEKTKPERSSENPKIPRPKTPETRNLTSSPQNQKNKTVCCSEDNGKFVAVKVSTKKNGERHKNQAFRSSKDMKKNKTVSITCLEKIVQVIVEPSSVQEIMQMLRAIRKQMRKNYMKFKVHFPVQHFHRIIESAIINFTSLIKYLNFSKMSTLGETLKLNICDIIESKLKQVKKNAIVDRLFEQQVSDMKKQLWKFVDEQLDYLFDKIKRIIVKQCDMVKVGNESEEGKHERTGKQNHKISHKNDVQRSRKKSLKARSQKPEEYILSKHIADYQRAKGHHEKNKTDAPKTAFTKCLNSIDNTRNSLTKVQPSKENNLQGTVTPLKGAKHEKDGFQLSRDANKSDLSYELLTEQQASSLTFNLVSDAQMGEIFKSLLQGSDLLEKNVGSNADRHEWEFRTPEKQFSDSHKCRSNAAELVQEAAPKEVPVESRSVEDVSWPVVSPMRAPSLTTRLQMSVDPDVLDESCMFEVPTGATSCKEDECSLQKNKSLVSSILLEDLAVSLTIPSPLKSDAHLSFLKPESSSGSTPEGVLSAHYSEDALLEEEDATEQDIHLALESDNSSSRSSCSSSWTSRPIVPGFQCRPSLPMQAVIMEKSNDHFIVKIRRAVPSVAAASDQVASVKEARASSAKNDKEVRSGEKERGRQSAVAATVLETVKPDLIKADQVPYAGTGQEQNPALPQPLKESRSSTGKEGTPVLLGPCRKPSNTDNCSVESSNEGSEQSQTHKLKVSESLNETGVKSQALFPVGCGAGSCIDLTDDAVKETSCFVVESAADNRSQQAPMGNSEICDRKEELEECSDGFIDLTEELSNETVAGECNLEEKPTLNTDVGSQISIDDKNNKKRKKEAVKENSNSKRQRKETEVGEESEGSDTKSEEINLGHKQCYTKNNELQQNKDSSPLASCASSPSLYAKNIIKKKGEVVVSWTRNDDREILLECQRKGPSSKTFVSLATRLNKSPNQVSERFKQLMKLFKKSKCK, via the exons ATGAAGAAATTCAAGGAAATACAGGCACAG aacatcaTTCTACAGAATGAAAACCAAGCtcttaaaaagaatatttcagcACTTATTAAAACAGCAAGAGTGGAAATTAACCGTAAGGATGAAGAAATCAGTAATCTCCATCAAAG GCTATCGGAATTTCCCAATCATCGAAGTAGCTTCACCAGAGCGTATCTTCCTGGGTCAACTAATGGACGGTGTTCAGAGATGTGTAAAACTAAAGAATCCAAATTCAGACCTTCTGACTTAGGTGACAGTGTAAAGGTGGAACACAGAGTGAAAAATGACTGTTCAAAGGATATACACCACAGTTACTCATCTCATAATGGGGACAATGGGAAGTCTAGCTCCGAAAAAAGAAACACTCCATACGTACTGAGATACCCTCCTGAAGAGCTCTGCAATGATGGTGCTCGATTATGTCTACCGAACCATGACCACAGTTGCAACAAGGataacagaaaggagaaaaaagaaatgaaaagtgatGAACAATACAGTAGGGGAAATGTCACCAAATACAAAAGAGAAGTACATCAGAGCACTGGTAACAGTGGTAATTGTAACAGTGTTGATAGTGAAGAGGGGAATTCAGATCCTCATCAAAAGCTGAAGACCCTTTCCGAGAAGGTTAGTAAAAATGAGTTGCAACAAAAAAGTCAGAGCATAAAACTCAAAAGCAGCCCGGCTTTAGAAAGAAGAGTAGAAAGGGGCGTTTCTTCTTGGGAGAAACAAGCTACTGGTAAAGATAGATGTCTATCAAGAGAATTGTACGCAGATGAGAGATCAccaaatgtgattaaaaaagacattaaaacacATGATAAAGACGAAAAAACCTCTGGccaaaaaattaaaccaaatgaaaagctacaggagcagccaAGAAGGTCTGGTAGAGGGAGCAGTCCACACTCCAAGAATGAACATTCAAAGACTCTTCATGAATCACGTAAATGTCGCGTGGAGGAGTctagaaaaggaagagacatTGACTGCAAGAGAGACAGGGGAGCAAATGATCACAGCTTTCGAGAAGGGAGGTCCTCGCCTTCTAattccagcagcagagagcataAACACGCACGCTTCAAGGAAAACAGTAGTAGATACGAATGGGAAACAGCACATTCCAAATCAGAGAAGCACAGAACcgaagaaaaaaggaaaagagagagggacAATCAGGATGAAAATAGACATTctagaaatgagagaaaagttACAAAAGAGATTTCTCACCAGTATGCAAAGGAATTCAAGAAGGGTACAGACATTGCAAAAAGTGAACGAAACAAGTCCTCTAAGTCAGAAGAAACATCAAGAGTAGCAGATGGTTTAAAAGACCATAAATTTTCCAAAACTAAAGATCACACTGTGACGAAAAGCAAGGACTTAAAACTTAGCTTTATGGAAAAGCTGAATTTAACTCTCTCTCCTGCAAAAAAACAATGCCTTTCTCCACCTGATGGACTTAAAACACCTTCCCAAAAGGCTGCAGATGAGGGAACTGCAGAGCTCACTCTGCAGGCAGAAATGGTAGAGACTGTCCACCCTGTTAACTgtgctcctgcagagcaggcTAATTTAACACTACAAGTTCAGAACAGCACAGCTGAAATCGGCGTGGAACCAGCACTGCCTGCTTCTGTCAGTTCTGAAAATGAAGCCTtgaaaggagcagcagcagacccAGCACAGCCTGAAGCACTGCCAGCAGTGACAACTAGTGAAGCGAGCTCAGAAACCTTACCAGAACCGGTAGCGAGCCAGGTAGAGTCCCCGGccttgccagcagcagcagaggtgttGGTTCCGGATGAGATGCTGGCTGAAACcttgtcagcagcagcagagccttgTGGTCCGGTTGAATCAGAAGCCTCAGCAGTGGCCGTGATGGATCTGGATCACCCCGAAGCTTCCTCCCTGGAGGTGGCAGGGAGCGTGGCACAATGTGAAAACTTGCCTGTGACAGCGGGGGTGAGGCAGGACGATAACGTGCCAGCAGCAGAAGTGGCACGGTCCGAACCGCACAGTGAAAGTATGGGAACCCTTCCTGAGTcagcaacagagaaagaagaggaagataaaACATGGCTAGCTGCTGCCACAGAAAACTCAGCAGACCACCATGGCTCTCAAAACCTTGGCTTAGGGGACTTGGAAGCCAAAAGTTCTGGTGACTTGGAGTCCTGTGAGGCTGCGGGTGACatcaatgaaacaaaaccagactCTTTAATGGAAGTAGCGAAGGATGGTGATCAGTTGGCTGCAGAAAATCTGGAGCCTCCTGTTGAGGAAAAGACTGTTTGTGGAACGAGCATGAGTACATCTCAGTCACCTGACAGAACTGCAGTAACTGATCCAGATGCACCATTGCTCGACCAGAATCCCTGTGGTCTGGAGCCAGacttcactgaaatcagtacAACAACAACTTCTCTTATGGGCGAGGTGTACCCTAGAActaaagagagagaaaccaaCCCGGTACCTGTTGATGATGACAGTTCAATACTGAGCATCGATCTCAATCACTTGAGGTACATCCCGAAAGCGATCAGCCCGCTGAACAGCCCGATGCGCCCTCTGGCAAAAGCACTTAGGATGGAAAGTCCCTGCAAAGGTCTTGGGAAGAGTTATAACAAAG attTAATTCCTGAAGGTGCAGTCGTCGTCTGCCCCTCAAAGAACTTGTCAAAGGaggtaaataaagaaaatcaaaagccAGTTAGCATGTCTGATGAACACCTAGAGATGGAGTCCCAGCTGAGTATCTCTTCAGATGAAATAGAAGAAGGAGAAATCATAAGTAgtgatgaagatgaagaaaaaactaAACCAGAAAGAAGCTCTGAAAATCCAAAAATTCCAAGACCAAAAACTCCTGAAACACGGAATTTGACCAGCAGTCCGCAGaatcaaaagaacaaaaccgTGTGCTGCAGCGAAGATAATGGAAAATTTGTTGCTGTGAAAGTAAGTACAAAGAAGAATGGAGAGAGGCATAAAAACCAGGCTTTCAGATCCTCAAaggatatgaagaaaaataaaacggTGAGCATCACTTGTCTTGAAAAAATAGTTCAAGTTATAGTTGAACCTTCAAGTGTACAAGAAATCATGCAGATGCTAAGAGCTATACGAaaacagatgaggaaaaattaTATGAAGTTCAAGGTGCACTTCCCAGTTCAGCATTTTCACAGGATTATTGAATCTGCTATCATAAATTTTACGTCACTAATAAAATACCTGAACTTTTCCAAAATGTCTACGTTAGGTGAGACGTTAAAATTGAATATATGTGATATTATAGAGTCAAAACTTAAGCAAGTTAAAAAGAATGCAATAGTGGACCGTCTTTTTGAACAACAAGTATCAGATATGAAAAAACAGTTATGGAAATTTGTAGACGAACAGCTTGACTACTTATTTGACAAGATAAAGAGAATCATTGTAAAACAATGTGACATGGTAAAGGTGGGAAATGAGAGTGAGGAAGGGAAGCatgaaagaacaggaaaacaaaaccacaaaattaGCCATAAAAATGATGTACAAAGATCTAGAAAAAAGTCTCTGAAAGCCAGATCTCAAAAACCTGAAGAATATATCCTTTCGAAGCACATTGCGGATTATCAGCGAGCTAAGGGTCACCATGagaagaataaaacagatgCACCAAAAACCGCCTTTACAAAATGTCTCAACTCCATTGATAACACAAGGAATTCCCTAACCAAAGTGCAGCCCTCTAAAGAGAATAATCTGCAAGGCACTGTCACTCCCTTGAAGGgtgcaaaacatgaaaaagacgGATTCCAGCTATCCAGAGATGCTAACAAGTCTGATCTTAGTTACGAGCTGCTCACGGAACAGCAAGCATCCAGTCTTACGTTTAATCTTGTAAGCGATGCTCAGATGGGCgaaattttcaaaagcttgcTGCAAGGTTCTgatctcttggaaaaaaatgtcgGTAGCAACGCTGACAGACACGAGTGGGAATTCAGGACaccagaaaaacagttttcagataGTCATAAGTGCAGAAGTAATGCTGCTGAGCTAGTGCAAGAGGCTGCTCCGAAGGAGGTTCCTGTGGAATCTCGATCGGTGGAAGATGTCAGCTGGCCTGTTGTTTCACCCATGAGAGCTCCCTCTTTAACAACGAGGCTTCAGATGTCTGTCGATCCGGATGTACTGGACGAAAGCTGCATGTTTGAGGTTCCTACAGGCGCGACTTCGTGCAAAGAAGATGAATGCAGTTTACAAAAGAACAAATCGCTCGTTTCTTCTATCCTCCTCGAAGATCTGGCTGTTTCCTTGACGATTCCATCACCTTTGAAATCAGATGCCCACCTTAGCTTCCTAAAGCCCGAGAGTAGTTCTGGCTCAACTCCCGAGGGTGTCCTCAGCGCACATTACAGCGAAGATGCGCTTCTTGAAGAGGAGGATGCCACGGAACAAGACATTCACTTGGCTTTAGAATCCGATAACTCGAGCAGTAGGTCAAGTTGTTCTTCATCGTGGACCAGCCGTCCGATTGTTCCTGGCTTTCAGTGTCGCCCCAGCCTACCGATGCAAGCAGTAATCATGGAGAAATCCAACGATCATTTTATCGTGAAGATAAGGCGTGCGGTGCCGTCTGTCGCAGCAGCATCTGATCAGGTGGCTTCAGTGAAGGAGGCACGGGCATCCTCAGCCAAGAATGACAAGGAAGTGAGAAGTGGTGAAAAAGAAAGGGGCAGGCAGAGTGCCGTAGCTGCCACCGTGCTGGAAACTGTCAAACCCGATCTGATTAAGGCGGATCAGGTGCCTTATGCTGGCACTGGGCAAGAGCAAAATCCTGCCTTGCCTCAGCCTCTAAAGGAGTCTCGCAGTAGCACAGGAAAGGAAGGAACTCCTGTCTTGCTTGGGCCCTGTAGAAAACCTTCAAACACAGATAACTGCAGTGTTGAAAGCTCAAATGAAGGCTCTGAGCAATCTCAGACACACAAATTGAAAGTATCTGAAAGCTTAAATGAAACAGGTGTTAAATCCCAAGCTTTGTTTCCCGTTGGATGCGGTGCAGGGTCCTGCATAGACTTAACAGATGATGCCGTTAAAGAAACTTCATGTTTCGTAGTGGAATCTGCTGCAGATAACAGGAGTCAGCAAGCTCCTATGGGAAACTCGGAGATCTGTGATAGAAAAGAAGAACTGGAAGAGTGCTCTGATGGATTCATAGACTTAACAGAAGAGCTTTCCAATGAGACTGTAGCAGGCGAATGTAATCTTGAAGAAAAACCCACTTTAAATACTGATGTGGGTTCCCAAATAAGCATagatgacaaaaataataaaaaacgtAAAAAGGAGGCTGTCAAAGAGAATTCCAACTCGAAAAGGCAAcgaaaagaaacagaagtgggTGAAGAGAGCGAGGGAAGTGACACGAAATCTGAAGAGATAAATTTGGGACACAAACAATGTTACACTAAGAATAATGAGttgcagcaaaacaaagactCTTCTCCTTTGGCTTCGTGTGCGTCATCGCCTAGTCTGTATGCcaaaaacatcattaaaaaaaagggagaagtaGTAGTTTCCTGGACAAG AAATGACGACCGAGAAATTTTACTGGAATGTCAGAGAAAAGGACCATCAAGTAAAACCTTTGTTTCCTTAGCCACTAGGCTGAACAAAAGCCCCAATCAG